In the genome of Cryptomeria japonica chromosome 8, Sugi_1.0, whole genome shotgun sequence, one region contains:
- the LOC131857840 gene encoding probable disease resistance protein At4g33300: MSRGADMAYVQVPECRRLPVAVQQNVSCNYRKDGLFNRLKRSIDALDDDEKQCFSDLAAFPQRKYIRASSLLDIWVHVRRMNREKAVVLLLKFAARHLLHLTRNIWLPSIRDDCLNSFTFSQDDVQRNLALSLVELYNRIHFRRMYVFEEQTDLYTMRQTDGYQSSEAQIVSVHTGAMTDTQLPQMDFPEAEALVLYFRKREYCIPRFLFEMEKLKILIIHNDSGKRVKLNGLDNFQLPSHLQSLHLEMVKVSSLLEHCKVLGSLEKIRFSGCEGLGRDTMFDFPGLLECYFESCRDLEELPAGICSSISLKVLSIADCGCLRKLPEDLDKLGSLKEMRLCGYSSLDALPPSICKFTKLEILDVSGFFVLHEEGQSVLKETLQKLAKIQCLRCVICDKRIKELFESNFRSGLLKFVVV; the protein is encoded by the exons ATGAGCAGAGGTGCAGATATGGCCTACGTTCAG GTACCAGAGTGTAGAAGACTTCCAGTAGCTGTTCAACAAAATGTTAGCTGTAACTATCGCAAAGATGGCCTTTTTAATCGCTTGAAAAGAAGCATAGATGCACTGGATGACGATGAAAAACAGTGCTTTTCGGACCTGGCTGCATTCCCACAAAGAAAATACATTCGTGCAAGTTCATTGTTAGACATTTGGGTTCATGTTCGTAGAATGAACCGGGAAAAAGCTGTTGTGCTTTTATTGAAGTTTGCAGCCCGCCATTTATTGCATTTGACGAGGAATATCTG GTTACCATCCATCAGAGATGACTGCCTGAATAGTTTTACCTTTTCCCAAGATGATGTACAGAGAAATTTGGCCCTGTCTTTGGTAGAGCTCTACAATAGAATTCATTTTAGGAGGATGTATGTGTTTGAAgagcaaactgacttatatacaATGCGGCAAACAGATGGATACCAGTCATCAGAAGCTCAGATTGTTTCTGTTCACACGG GGGCAATGACTGATACTCAATTGCCACAAATGGACTTCCCTGAGGCGGAAGCGTTGGTTTTATATTTCAGAAAACGGGAATATTGCATTCCACGATTTTTGTTCGAAATGGAAAAACTCAAGATTCTCATAATACACAATGACAGTGGCAAACGAGTCAAGCTCAATGGACTGGATAATTTTCAACTACCTTCTCATCTTCAAAGTCTGCATCTTGAAATGGTGAAAGTTTCTTCTTTACTTGAGCATTGCAAAGTCTTGGGGAGTTTGGAGAAAATACGCTTTAGTGGATGTGAAGGTCTTGGTAGGGATACAATGTTCGATTTCCCTGGGCTTTTGGAATGTTATTTTGAGTCCTGCAGAGATCTGGAGGAGTTGCCAGCAGGAATCTGTTCTTCAATATCCCTAAAAGTATTGTCAATTGCAGATTGCGGATGCCTTAGAAAATTACCTGAGGATCTGGACAAGCTAGGATCACTTAAGGAGATGAGATTGTGTGGATATTCAAGCTTGGACGCATTGCCGCCTTCCATCTGCAAATTTACAAAACTAGAAATCCTTGACGTTTCAGGGTTCTTTGTGTTGCACGAAGAGGGACAGTCTGTATTGAAGGAAACCCTTCAAAAATTAGCCAAAATCCAATGCCTTAGATGCGTGATCTGTGATAAGCGCATTAAAGAGCTCTTCGAAAGCAACTTCAGGTCTGGGCTTCTTAAATTTGTAGTTGTGTAA